A single region of the Chryseobacterium culicis genome encodes:
- a CDS encoding response regulator transcription factor — MEHSKIKIGIVDDDLLFVQLLKNYIENNGDYQVVMTSTGGHQFLTQQNSVTIDILILDLRMTNGDGLEVMAELTKRELETKIIVLSSFYRRSFMGQMLKMGAHAFLPKEIELEELLAVIKTVHHTGHYFSNDQIDVMRTQLSNKLPEFHAFSRNELTEREIDVLRLVCQQLSTKEIADSLFISPKTVETHKTNLMIKTGVKNMAGLVIYAVQNKVIDPDEIVLFDK, encoded by the coding sequence ATGGAACACTCGAAAATTAAAATCGGAATTGTAGATGACGACCTGCTGTTTGTACAGCTTTTAAAAAATTATATTGAAAATAATGGTGACTATCAGGTTGTAATGACATCAACAGGTGGACATCAGTTTCTCACACAACAAAATTCCGTAACCATAGATATTCTGATTCTGGATCTGAGAATGACAAATGGTGACGGTCTGGAAGTAATGGCTGAACTCACCAAAAGAGAATTGGAAACAAAAATTATTGTTCTTTCCAGCTTCTACCGCCGTTCATTCATGGGACAAATGTTGAAAATGGGAGCCCATGCTTTTTTGCCTAAAGAAATTGAATTAGAAGAATTATTGGCTGTCATCAAAACCGTTCACCACACAGGACATTATTTCTCCAATGACCAGATTGATGTCATGAGAACTCAGCTTTCGAATAAACTCCCGGAATTTCATGCGTTTTCCAGGAATGAACTCACCGAAAGAGAAATAGATGTTTTACGATTGGTTTGCCAGCAGCTCAGCACCAAGGAAATTGCTGATTCTCTTTTTATTTCTCCGAAAACCGTAGAAACACATAAAACCAACCTGATGATTAAAACAGGCGTGAAAAATATGGCAGGACTGGTTATTTATGCCGTACAAAATAAGGTGATAGATCCTGATGAAATTGTATTATTCGACAAATAG
- a CDS encoding RebB family R body protein, which translates to MNEIDAMITGMSTAVPQAITTQVSAHSTGAMQINSALNQQRNNMTAMSNYVMGLKKMSPKNMKIKELETIRKERF; encoded by the coding sequence ATGAACGAAATCGATGCAATGATTACAGGAATGTCTACCGCTGTACCTCAGGCGATCACCACGCAGGTAAGTGCACATTCTACGGGAGCAATGCAGATCAATTCTGCCTTGAACCAGCAGCGAAATAATATGACTGCCATGAGCAATTATGTCATGGGCTTAAAAAAAATGAGTCCAAAGAATATGAAAATAAAGGAACTGGAGACCATTAGAAAAGAACGTTTCTAA
- a CDS encoding sensor histidine kinase gives MVRNTKNEYWENMLLLQEQDRERLAEELHDNIISQLNLIRLNLNDKKPEELNRDLKKSMQLIRELSHNLTPPDLDEIELEDLIADYLDQVNKSIEVIFRHITIRTPISNPVKLNLFRILQELMTNILKHAEATRVEVSLRISQNYLILTIEDNGRGFIVETHSGGIGLRNIQSRAQKIKAIYKLKTEPEKGTKFIACMAIQ, from the coding sequence ATGGTTCGGAATACAAAAAATGAATATTGGGAGAATATGCTGCTTTTACAGGAACAGGACAGGGAACGTCTGGCAGAAGAACTTCATGATAATATTATTTCACAGTTGAATCTTATCCGCTTGAACCTTAATGATAAAAAACCGGAAGAGCTTAATCGTGATTTAAAAAAATCTATGCAGCTGATACGCGAATTATCCCATAATCTTACCCCACCTGATCTTGATGAGATTGAGCTGGAGGATTTAATTGCCGATTATCTTGATCAGGTCAATAAAAGCATAGAAGTCATTTTTCGCCATATTACGATAAGAACACCCATCAGTAATCCTGTAAAACTGAATCTTTTCAGAATCCTGCAGGAATTGATGACCAATATTTTAAAACATGCTGAAGCTACCAGAGTTGAGGTGTCCTTAAGAATCTCTCAGAATTATCTGATATTAACCATAGAAGATAACGGGCGTGGATTTATCGTAGAAACCCATTCCGGAGGTATTGGTCTGAGGAATATTCAGTCAAGAGCACAAAAAATTAAAGCAATCTATAAACTTAAAACAGAACCCGAAAAAGGAACAAAATTCATAGCCTGTATGGCCATACAATAA
- a CDS encoding helix-turn-helix domain-containing protein, with amino-acid sequence MSKLKTLREQKNLTQEELSERSKISVRTIQRIESGTEPKGHTLRALAQTLEIDESLLLKEEVIIFPENNEVTTEVAEEPETINYSLVKMINLSSLLFVIVPPLNILAPFLLMFFMKQRNTLTKQIVSLQMFWTAMAPIVFMLGIFLKLGKEFTLILMILIVLSNVLMILRNAAEIDRKKKLYFKLKFSML; translated from the coding sequence ATGTCAAAACTGAAAACTCTACGTGAACAAAAAAACCTGACTCAGGAGGAGCTGTCAGAAAGATCAAAGATTTCTGTAAGAACCATTCAAAGGATAGAATCCGGAACAGAACCTAAAGGACATACGCTGAGAGCCCTGGCTCAGACTTTGGAAATAGACGAATCTTTATTATTAAAGGAAGAAGTTATTATTTTCCCGGAAAATAATGAGGTAACAACAGAAGTTGCAGAAGAACCTGAAACAATCAATTATTCTTTGGTTAAAATGATCAATCTCTCCTCCTTATTATTTGTAATTGTACCTCCATTAAATATTCTGGCTCCCTTTCTGCTGATGTTTTTCATGAAGCAGAGAAACACTCTTACTAAACAGATTGTTTCATTGCAGATGTTTTGGACTGCTATGGCGCCCATTGTATTTATGCTCGGTATCTTTTTAAAGCTCGGAAAAGAGTTTACCCTTATTCTGATGATCCTTATTGTATTATCCAATGTATTGATGATCCTCCGGAATGCTGCTGAGATTGATCGTAAAAAGAAATTATATTTCAAGCTGAAATTCAGTATGTTATAA
- a CDS encoding C10 family peptidase, with protein MRKFIFTWRHICLLMFFLFLSSCQNNLDDPHEDKPNRTASMKISVDDAKKAAINFLNQKTSDSSSKGLPMFTESNIDNVQTIENDNEIPIMYAINLKENQGFVIMSASRVERPILAYNNEGHFDFENIEEFGGVADWAVTRYLTINALIEKGEAPNEQITQQWAAVNPSIDLGFVDHNGNPIPWTPPSITDQWDETKSWGPYLTTKWTQRLTATPGSSLIGYNNFVRFNNCTSGIAPSGCVATAMGQIMRYHKWPNIYNIANMPASINSGNYTSADAVNISYLMQNIGSKVAMTYSCSGSGAHSDNARNAFVSQYQYYTTPLAALNFNPLMNNLKIAKPVYLDGYRTREIKTKPKKVGIFGWTIGHTTYSYSNGHAWVADGFESIKRTTVYSNGYSNSAVIAEHIHMNWGWGGSYNGWYDYQSWDDANTGQNFPVVDYIYNQHMIYNITPN; from the coding sequence ATGAGAAAATTTATTTTTACCTGGAGGCATATCTGTCTCCTGATGTTCTTCTTATTTTTATCTTCATGCCAGAATAACCTGGATGATCCCCACGAGGATAAACCCAACCGTACAGCCAGTATGAAAATAAGTGTAGATGATGCAAAAAAAGCTGCCATCAACTTTTTAAATCAGAAAACCAGCGATTCTTCTTCAAAAGGCCTTCCAATGTTCACTGAAAGTAATATTGACAACGTACAGACCATTGAAAATGACAACGAAATCCCTATCATGTATGCGATCAACCTTAAAGAGAATCAAGGATTTGTGATTATGTCAGCTTCGCGGGTAGAACGCCCTATCCTTGCTTACAATAATGAAGGTCATTTTGATTTTGAGAATATTGAAGAATTTGGAGGAGTGGCAGACTGGGCTGTTACACGATACCTTACCATCAATGCACTTATTGAAAAAGGTGAAGCTCCCAATGAACAAATAACTCAGCAATGGGCAGCAGTGAACCCGTCCATCGATCTGGGTTTTGTAGATCATAACGGAAATCCTATCCCATGGACACCACCTTCCATAACGGATCAATGGGATGAAACGAAAAGCTGGGGTCCTTATCTTACTACAAAATGGACTCAAAGACTGACTGCCACCCCAGGATCGTCACTAATAGGTTATAATAATTTTGTCCGTTTTAATAATTGTACATCAGGAATTGCTCCTTCCGGATGTGTAGCCACGGCTATGGGACAGATCATGAGATATCACAAATGGCCGAATATTTACAATATTGCCAATATGCCTGCTTCTATTAATTCGGGTAATTATACTTCAGCAGACGCCGTAAATATATCATATCTGATGCAGAATATTGGAAGTAAAGTAGCCATGACCTACAGCTGCTCAGGGTCAGGGGCACACTCTGATAATGCAAGAAATGCTTTTGTAAGCCAGTATCAATATTATACTACTCCTTTGGCTGCGCTTAATTTTAACCCATTGATGAATAATTTAAAAATAGCAAAACCCGTATATCTGGATGGATACCGCACCAGAGAAATTAAAACAAAACCTAAAAAGGTTGGAATATTTGGCTGGACCATCGGGCATACTACTTATTCTTACAGTAACGGGCATGCATGGGTAGCTGATGGTTTCGAATCGATCAAAAGAACAACTGTTTATTCCAATGGCTATAGCAATTCTGCTGTTATTGCAGAACATATCCATATGAATTGGGGCTGGGGAGGAAGCTACAATGGATGGTATGACTATCAGAGCTGGGACGATGCCAATACAGGGCAGAATTTTCCTGTTGTTGATTATATTTATAATCAGCATATGATCTATAATATTACTCCAAACTAA
- a CDS encoding RebB family R body protein: MPVNEQITDAVTQSNVKVVAESPAMALANVYQSAAHSTGIMFENAMTAQNQHNIVTQAATTQGISQIYTKDTIADAISIAKILKP; the protein is encoded by the coding sequence ATGCCAGTTAATGAACAAATCACAGATGCAGTAACGCAGTCGAACGTAAAGGTAGTAGCAGAATCTCCTGCAATGGCTTTAGCCAACGTATACCAATCTGCTGCGCACTCTACAGGAATCATGTTTGAAAATGCGATGACCGCTCAAAACCAGCATAACATCGTAACGCAGGCAGCTACTACGCAGGGGATCTCTCAGATCTATACCAAGGATACGATAGCTGATGCCATTTCTATTGCTAAAATTCTTAAACCTTAA
- a CDS encoding serine hydrolase, whose amino-acid sequence MTKLTQFFLSFCTLFFSIHQAQLKNTDSLYKTIMSKDSLFFSAGYNTCNIKKMENLLSDTFEFYHDKGGFEDRKKFIIDFKNGLCKSPETYQLKRVLVEKSTEIYPMYKDGKIYAAIQNGDHLFYENTGNHVEKLVGEAKFTHLWMLENNEWKLKNSLSFNHHPKQTTDSETLFDNDRFMESWLKENNVPALGLGIIEGGKLQQVKVFGDYKKGMPAPRNAYFNVASLTKPVTAMVTLRLISLGQWKLDEPLDTYWTDPDIANDPRHKKLTTRMILTHQTGFPNWRWMNTDKKLNFQFDPGTKYQYSGEGFEYLRKALEKKFGKSLEQLAGELIFKPLKMSDTSYIWDQSTDESRFVTGYNEKGEAYPIEKTKTPNAADDLHTTVEDYGNFMVSVMKKKNLKPEVFQEMIKKQVKTKENKYFGLGFEIYDLGNGEYALAHGGSDHGTHCIAIVLPNSGKGIVIFTNVDDGYKVYEKLVVHYLGEQGKKIVDIETR is encoded by the coding sequence ATGACAAAGCTTACTCAGTTTTTCCTTTCTTTTTGCACACTATTCTTTAGCATACACCAGGCGCAACTTAAAAATACAGATTCCCTTTATAAAACCATTATGTCGAAAGACAGCCTGTTTTTTTCAGCAGGCTACAATACCTGCAACATAAAAAAAATGGAAAATCTGTTAAGCGATACGTTTGAATTTTATCACGATAAAGGCGGTTTTGAAGACCGGAAAAAATTCATCATTGATTTTAAAAACGGATTATGCAAATCTCCCGAAACGTATCAGTTAAAAAGAGTTCTGGTGGAGAAAAGTACTGAAATTTATCCCATGTATAAAGATGGGAAAATATATGCTGCTATTCAGAATGGAGATCATCTGTTCTACGAAAACACCGGAAATCACGTTGAAAAATTAGTTGGAGAAGCAAAGTTTACCCACCTCTGGATGCTGGAAAATAATGAATGGAAACTTAAAAATTCATTGAGTTTTAACCATCACCCGAAGCAGACTACGGATAGTGAAACCCTATTTGATAACGATCGTTTCATGGAAAGCTGGCTGAAAGAAAATAATGTTCCTGCGCTGGGGTTAGGAATTATTGAAGGAGGAAAGCTTCAGCAGGTAAAAGTTTTTGGAGATTATAAAAAAGGAATGCCAGCTCCCCGTAATGCCTATTTTAATGTAGCATCTCTCACCAAACCTGTCACAGCAATGGTCACTTTACGTCTGATAAGTTTAGGACAATGGAAACTGGACGAACCCTTAGATACTTATTGGACAGATCCTGATATTGCCAACGATCCGAGGCATAAAAAACTCACCACCAGAATGATCCTGACCCATCAGACCGGGTTTCCCAACTGGAGATGGATGAATACAGACAAAAAACTGAATTTTCAATTTGATCCCGGCACAAAATACCAATACTCAGGAGAAGGTTTTGAATACCTTCGGAAAGCATTAGAAAAGAAGTTTGGGAAATCGCTGGAACAGCTTGCCGGAGAATTGATTTTTAAACCCCTCAAAATGAGTGATACAAGTTACATCTGGGATCAAAGCACGGATGAATCAAGATTTGTAACAGGATACAATGAAAAAGGAGAAGCTTACCCCATAGAAAAAACTAAAACGCCTAATGCTGCCGATGATCTCCATACTACGGTAGAAGATTACGGGAATTTTATGGTCAGTGTCATGAAAAAGAAAAATCTGAAGCCAGAGGTTTTTCAGGAAATGATTAAAAAGCAGGTAAAAACTAAAGAGAACAAATATTTCGGATTAGGTTTTGAAATATATGATCTTGGAAATGGGGAGTATGCATTGGCTCACGGCGGGTCGGATCATGGCACCCATTGTATTGCTATTGTACTGCCCAATTCAGGTAAAGGAATTGTAATATTTACCAATGTTGATGACGGTTACAAAGTATATGAAAAACTGGTTGTCCACTATCTGGGAGAACAGGGAAAGAAGATTGTGGACATAGAAACCAGATAA
- a CDS encoding RebB family R body protein, whose amino-acid sequence MPVNEQITDAVTQSNVKVVAESPAVALSNVYQTAAHSTGIMFENAVSAQNQQNIVTQAATTQGIAQIYSLDTIADAVSMAKILNP is encoded by the coding sequence ATGCCAGTAAACGAACAAATCACAGACGCAGTAACACAGTCGAACGTAAAAGTAGTTGCAGAATCTCCTGCAGTAGCTTTAAGCAACGTATATCAGACGGCAGCACATTCTACAGGAATTATGTTTGAAAACGCTGTGAGTGCACAAAACCAGCAGAACATTGTTACCCAGGCAGCTACTACACAAGGTATTGCACAGATCTACAGTCTGGATACCATAGCTGATGCGGTTTCTATGGCTAAAATCCTTAATCCATAA
- a CDS encoding RebB family R body protein: protein MPVNEQITDAVTQSNVKVVGESPAMALANVYQSAAHSTGIMFENAVNAQNQQNILGQAATTQGILQIYSLDTVADAVSIAKILKP from the coding sequence ATGCCAGTTAATGAACAAATCACAGACGCAGTAACGCAATCTAACGTGAAAGTAGTAGGAGAATCTCCTGCAATGGCTTTAGCCAACGTGTACCAATCTGCTGCACATTCTACAGGAATTATGTTTGAAAATGCAGTAAACGCACAAAACCAACAGAATATTTTAGGTCAGGCAGCTACTACTCAGGGTATTCTGCAGATCTATAGCCTGGACACGGTAGCAGATGCAGTTTCTATTGCAAAGATTCTTAAGCCGTAG
- a CDS encoding RebB family R body protein: MADTVNTQTTDAVTQTNVTVLGESPAQAMSMLYQMATHASGISIQNSVTNQQNLNQLNPAIVADAIKILKG, translated from the coding sequence ATGGCAGATACAGTAAACACCCAGACTACAGATGCAGTAACACAGACGAATGTTACGGTACTTGGTGAGTCTCCCGCACAGGCTATGAGTATGCTTTACCAGATGGCCACCCATGCCAGTGGAATTTCCATTCAGAATTCTGTAACGAATCAGCAGAACTTGAACCAGCTCAACCCAGCGATTGTTGCAGATGCCATTAAAATTTTAAAAGGATAA
- a CDS encoding RebB family R body protein: MPVNEQITDAVTQSNVKVVAESPAMALSNVYQSAAHSTGIMFENAVNAQNQQNILGQAATTQGILQIYSLDTVADAVSIAKVLNPKL; this comes from the coding sequence ATGCCAGTAAACGAACAAATCACAGACGCAGTAACGCAATCGAACGTAAAAGTAGTAGCAGAATCTCCTGCAATGGCTTTAAGTAACGTATATCAATCCGCTGCACATTCTACAGGAATTATGTTTGAAAATGCAGTGAATGCACAAAACCAGCAAAACATTTTAGGTCAGGCAGCCACTACTCAGGGTATTTTGCAGATCTATAGCCTGGACACTGTAGCAGATGCAGTTTCTATTGCTAAAGTATTGAATCCTAAATTATAG
- a CDS encoding RebB family R body protein, whose translation MPVNEKITDAVTQSNVKVVAESPAMALANVYQSAAHSTGIMFENAVNTQNQQNIVTQAATTQGITQIYSLDTIADAVSMAKILNP comes from the coding sequence ATGCCAGTAAACGAAAAAATCACAGACGCAGTAACACAATCAAACGTAAAAGTAGTAGCAGAATCTCCAGCAATGGCTTTGGCCAACGTATATCAATCTGCTGCACATTCTACAGGAATCATGTTTGAAAATGCAGTAAATACCCAAAACCAACAAAATATTGTTACCCAGGCAGCTACTACGCAGGGAATCACTCAGATCTACAGCCTGGATACGATAGCAGATGCGGTTTCAATGGCTAAAATCCTTAATCCGTAA